The Macaca fascicularis isolate 582-1 chromosome 1, T2T-MFA8v1.1 genome includes a window with the following:
- the LOC102137787 gene encoding olfactory receptor 10R2 produces MPQILIFTYLNIFYFFPSLQILAENVTMVTEFLLLGFSSLGEIQPALFVVFLFLYLAILSGNVTIISVIHLDKSLHTPMYFFLGILSTSETFYTFVILPKMLVNLLSVARIIYFTCCALQMFFFLGFAITNCLLLGLMGYDRYAAICHPLHYPILMSWQVCGKLAAACAIGGFLASLTVVNLVFSLPFCSANKVNHYFCDISPVIRLACTNTDVNEFLIFICGVLVLVVPFLFICVSYLCILRTILKIPSAEGRRKAFSTCASHLTVVIVHYGCASFIYLRPTANYVSNKDRLVTVTYTIVTPLLNPVVYSLRNKDVQLAIRKVLGKKGSLIL; encoded by the coding sequence ATGCCCCAAATTCTTATATTCACATACCtgaatatattttacttctttccctCTTTGCAGATCTTGGCAGAAAACGTCACCATGGTCACTGAATTCCTGTTACTGGGTTTTTCCAGCCTTGGTGAAATTCAACCGGCCCtctttgtagtttttctttttctgtatttagcCATTCTTAGTGGCAATGTCACCATTATCAGCGTCATCCACCTGGATAAAAGCCTCCACACACCCATGTACTTCTTCCTTGGCATTCTGTCAACATCTGAGACCTTCTACACCTTTGTCATTCTACCCAAGATGCTCGTCAATCTACTTTCTGTGGCCAGGATAATCTACTTCACCTGTTGTGCTCTTCAAATGTTCTTCTTCCTTGGTTTTGCCATTACCAACTGCCTGCTATTGGGTCTAATGGGTTATGATCGCTATGCTGCCATTTGTCACCCTCTGCACTACCCCATTCTTATGAGCTGGCAGGTGTGTGGAAAGCTGGCAGCTGCCTGTGCAATTGGAGGCTTCTTGGCCTCTCTTACAGTAGTAAATTTAGTTTTCAGCCTCCCTTTTTGTAGTGCCAACAAGGTCAATCATTACTTCTGTGACATCTCACCAGTTATTCGTCTGGCTTGTACCAACACAGATGTTAATGAATTTTTGATATTCATTTGTGGGGTTCTTGTACTTGTGGTTCCCTTTCTGTTCATCTGTGTTTCTTATCTCTGCATTCTGAGGACTATCCTGAAGATTCCCTCAGCTGAGGGCAGACGGAAAGCGTTTTCCACCTGTGCCTCTCACCTCACTGTTGTTATTGTTCATTATGGCTGTGCTTCCTTCATCTACCTGAGGCCTACGGCAAACTATGTGTCCAACAAAGACAGGCTGGTAACGGTGACGTACACTATTGTCACTCCATTACTAAACCCCGTGGTTTATAGCCTCAGAAACAAGGATGTCCAACTTGCTATCAGAAAAGTGTTGGGCAAGAAAGGTTCTCTAATATTATAG
- the LOC102138175 gene encoding LOW QUALITY PROTEIN: olfactory receptor 10K1 (The sequence of the model RefSeq protein was modified relative to this genomic sequence to represent the inferred CDS: inserted 2 bases in 1 codon), with product MERVNETVVREFIFLGFSSLARLLQLLFVIFLLLYLFTLGTNAIFISTIVLDRALHTPMYSFLAIFSCSETCYTFVIVSKMLVDLLAQKKTISFLGCAIQMFSFFFLGCSHSFLLAAMGYDCYMAICNPWHYSVLMGHGMCMGLVAAACACGFTVPLGTTFLVFHLPFHSSNQLHHFFCDISPVLKLASQHSGLSQLVIFMLGIFALVIPLLLXSYIRIISAILKIPSSVERYKTLSTCPSHLIVVTVHYGCASFIYLRPKTNYSSREDTLISVSYTILIPLFNPMIYSLRNKEFKSALRRTISQTLYPLN from the exons ATGGAGCGGGTCAATGAGACTGTAGTGAGAGAGTTCATCTTCCTCGGCTTCTCATCCCTGGCCAGGCTGCTGCAGCTGCTCTTTGTTATCTTCCTGCTCCTCTACCTGTTCACTCTGGGCACCAATGCAATCTTCATTTCCACCATTGTGCTGGACAGAGCCCTTCATACTCCCATGTACTCCTTCCTTGCCATCTTCTCTTGCTCTGAGACTTGCTACACCTTTGTCATTGTATCCAAGATGCTGGTTGACCTGCTGGCCCAGAAGAAGACCATTTCTTTCCTTGGCTGTGCCatccaaatgttttctttcttcttccttggcTGCTCTCACTCCTTCCTGCTGGCAGCCATGGGCTATGATTGCTACATGGCCATCTGTAACCCATGGCACTACTCAGTGCTCATGGGACATGGGATGTGTATGGGACTAGTGGCCGCTGCCTGTGCCTGTGGCTTCACTGTGCCCCTGGGCACCACCTTCCTAGTATTTCATCTGCCCTTCCACTCCTCCAACCAGCTCCATCACTTCTTTTGTGACATCTCCCCTGTCCTTAAACTGGCATCTCAGCACTCTGGCCTCAGTCAGCTGGTCATATTCATGCTTGGTATATTTGCCTTGGTCATTCCTCTGCTACT ATCCTACATCCGCATCATCTCTGCCATTCTAAAAATCCCTTCCTCCGTTGAAAGATACAAGACCTTGTCTACCTGTCCCTCCCATCTCATTGTGGTAACTGTTCACTATGGTTGTGCTTCTTTCATATACTTAAGGCCCAAGACCAATTACTCTTCAAGGGAAGACACCCTAATATCTGTGTCATATACCATCCTTATCCCATTGTTCAATCCAATGATTTATAGTCTGAGAAATAAGGAATTCAAATCAGCCCTACGAAGAACAATCAGCCAAACTTTATATCCTCTTAATTAA